The Flavobacterium sp. 123 genome contains a region encoding:
- a CDS encoding LamG domain-containing protein, producing MKNTATLLFLIIFGCSFGQYKNLKIDRSLLLQLPMNGNIKDSSPLALKTTCHNLETVPDKNNNENGAFSFENSGYIQIENIEAFRNLQTFSFCSWVYLTTYSGHGNIFSKASPGRDFNLQIDENGQVNFHFYDENYYHWYSKAKLDLKKWYHIVLVFDKNEVNLFINGKKAQTNTYFPDTYDNKIPFYKKIKWEGQELFIGNIGTYAGECFPGYLDDARIYEKAITPIEITDIMKLKNLENNKKYVSDFESYETQYKQSTEERIGTKENWTEPMMEMPRNETIKSSK from the coding sequence ATGAAAAATACAGCAACACTACTCTTCCTTATAATCTTTGGATGTTCTTTTGGACAATATAAAAATTTAAAAATTGATAGATCACTACTACTCCAACTTCCGATGAATGGAAACATAAAAGACAGTAGTCCTTTAGCACTAAAAACCACTTGTCATAATTTAGAAACCGTTCCTGATAAAAACAATAACGAAAACGGTGCTTTTTCATTTGAAAACAGTGGTTACATCCAAATTGAAAACATTGAAGCTTTTAGAAACTTACAAACATTTAGCTTTTGCAGTTGGGTGTACTTAACCACGTATTCTGGGCATGGAAATATCTTTTCTAAAGCCTCTCCAGGTAGAGATTTTAATTTGCAAATTGACGAAAACGGGCAGGTAAATTTTCATTTTTATGATGAAAATTATTATCACTGGTATTCCAAAGCCAAACTAGATTTAAAAAAATGGTATCATATAGTATTGGTTTTTGATAAAAATGAAGTTAATCTATTCATAAATGGCAAGAAAGCTCAAACTAACACCTATTTTCCAGATACTTATGACAATAAAATTCCTTTTTACAAAAAAATAAAATGGGAAGGGCAAGAATTATTCATTGGCAATATTGGCACTTATGCTGGTGAATGTTTTCCTGGCTATCTCGACGATGCAAGAATTTATGAAAAGGCGATTACTCCAATAGAAATAACAGATATAATGAAATTGAAAAATTTAGAAAATAACAAAAAATATGTTTCGGATTTTGAAAGTTACGAAACCCAATATAAGCAATCAACGGAAGAGAGGATAGGAACCAAAGAGAATTGGACTGAACCAATGATGGAAATGCCAAGAAATGAAACAATAAAATCTTCAAAATAA
- the gatB/aspS gene encoding bifunctional amidotransferase subunit GatB/aspartate--tRNA ligase AspS, giving the protein MELEQLTAALKAHDLELVIGLETHVRLNTKTKLFCSCPNQEIETPNQNICSVCTGQMGVLPALNKEAITKAIYFGKAVDSSFSNEIISWDRKHYEYPDNPKNIQITQFHNPIIPDGHVSCYRNDGTQFTVNLTQVHIEEDAAKLVHEKKISLVDFNKAGVPLIEIVTEPCIRNIEDASTYAQYIQRIVQNLGISEANLEKGEFKSDVSVSLRKKHSYELNPRTEIKNLNSFKFMVEALKEEVEKQFNYFIEHKEFRPDQTTVLWDADLKQTKVMRKKEFEADYRFISEPDLPFVNIKAEIEAIKVDTSALPYAVESILINGGVLPQDAKFFTADKLRSQTFVEINNEIKDPSFVAKTLANNIKAEDYAEIHSIAHLTDIFKLFKAEKITAVLVQNAITGYLKDRTFDYNKYFEDNTISEDTIQEVISTVISENEAVANDIKAGDQGKAGILVGKVLGVIGKGANGKVIRQIILDKLGADAILEKKEASEKFSIETIVENKESQEESLPEIPIIIKDTYRTHKISQLSEESISQEVMLSGWIASVRDHGELMFIDLRDSSFEIFQVRISRESFPNIDELVKLKPESVISVTGIVVGRNEDDYNAGLRTGKIELETSALEILNLSKTLPFEIKRAAKTNEAIRFQYKFLDHRNEEVRRAIVNRHKVIKLLRDILDEEEFLEIETPILSAGTDEGAREFIVPTRKGSGLFYTLPQAPQQFKQMLMVSGYEKYFQIARCFRDEDSRGDRQPEFTQLDLEMAYASMQQIIDLNTKMFNEVVKKIYGNKWILRPFEVITYKDAMDFYGCDRPDLRYGLKMQDITNIVKDTTFQVFSKPIEDGGIVKCIKVSAKEQGNKRMSKGQIENLTAIAQQHGLGGLAYIIVNEEELQSPIIKFLGEEIAAGIIKATGAQVGDIVFFSAADYATANKALDAVRQELGRMLHLINPKELCPAWVVDFPMFERTDEGRWTFTHNPFSMPAIYDLEKHMKGDDEEIGTIIAQQYDIILNGYEIGGGSVRAHKSEILEATYRNMGYNKEEMMKSVGTMHKAFQYGAPPHGGIAWGIDRLMMILEKKASIREVMAFPKTGSSEDLLFGAPSLLSDKKVEEMNVRIMK; this is encoded by the coding sequence ATGGAATTGGAGCAATTAACTGCGGCTTTAAAAGCCCACGATTTAGAATTGGTAATTGGACTAGAAACTCACGTTCGATTGAATACCAAAACCAAGTTGTTTTGTTCTTGTCCAAATCAAGAAATAGAAACACCTAACCAAAACATATGTTCGGTTTGTACGGGACAAATGGGCGTTTTGCCTGCCTTAAACAAAGAAGCAATTACAAAAGCGATTTATTTTGGAAAAGCGGTGGATTCGTCATTCAGTAATGAAATTATCTCTTGGGATAGAAAGCATTACGAATATCCGGATAATCCAAAAAATATTCAAATAACGCAATTTCATAATCCTATCATTCCTGACGGACACGTTTCTTGTTATAGAAATGACGGTACTCAATTTACTGTAAATTTAACTCAGGTTCATATTGAAGAAGATGCTGCGAAATTGGTTCACGAAAAGAAAATTTCCTTAGTCGATTTTAATAAAGCGGGTGTTCCGTTGATAGAAATTGTTACGGAGCCTTGTATCCGTAATATTGAAGACGCATCTACCTACGCGCAATACATTCAACGTATTGTTCAAAACTTAGGAATCTCTGAAGCGAATTTGGAAAAAGGAGAATTCAAATCGGATGTTTCGGTGTCTTTGCGCAAAAAACATAGTTACGAATTAAACCCAAGAACGGAGATCAAAAACTTGAACTCGTTTAAGTTTATGGTGGAAGCTTTGAAAGAAGAGGTTGAAAAACAATTCAATTATTTTATTGAGCACAAAGAATTTAGACCTGATCAAACAACTGTATTATGGGATGCTGATTTGAAGCAAACCAAAGTAATGCGAAAAAAAGAATTTGAAGCGGATTATCGTTTTATTTCGGAACCAGATTTACCTTTTGTAAATATTAAAGCGGAGATTGAAGCGATAAAAGTGGATACAAGTGCATTGCCTTATGCTGTGGAATCTATTTTGATTAACGGTGGTGTTTTGCCTCAAGATGCTAAGTTTTTCACTGCAGATAAATTGCGTTCGCAAACATTTGTAGAAATAAATAATGAAATCAAAGACCCTTCGTTTGTTGCTAAAACTTTGGCAAACAATATTAAGGCTGAAGACTATGCAGAAATCCATAGTATTGCCCATTTAACGGATATTTTTAAATTATTCAAGGCTGAAAAAATCACGGCAGTTTTAGTCCAAAATGCGATTACGGGGTATTTAAAAGACCGAACTTTTGACTACAACAAGTATTTTGAAGACAACACTATTTCTGAAGATACAATCCAAGAAGTGATTTCGACTGTAATTTCAGAAAATGAGGCTGTTGCCAATGATATCAAAGCGGGTGACCAAGGAAAAGCTGGTATTTTAGTTGGTAAAGTTTTAGGGGTTATTGGGAAAGGCGCTAATGGTAAAGTAATTCGTCAAATTATTTTAGACAAATTAGGTGCTGATGCTATTTTGGAAAAGAAAGAAGCGTCGGAAAAATTTTCGATAGAAACGATTGTTGAAAATAAAGAAAGTCAAGAAGAATCACTTCCTGAAATTCCGATTATTATAAAAGATACGTATAGAACGCATAAAATTTCACAGTTATCTGAAGAAAGCATCAGTCAAGAAGTGATGTTATCCGGTTGGATTGCGAGTGTTCGAGATCACGGTGAATTGATGTTTATTGATTTGCGTGATTCAAGTTTTGAGATTTTTCAAGTACGAATTAGTAGAGAATCGTTTCCTAATATTGATGAGTTGGTGAAATTGAAACCAGAATCAGTGATTTCGGTAACGGGGATTGTTGTTGGACGTAATGAAGATGATTATAATGCCGGTTTGCGTACAGGTAAAATTGAGTTGGAAACTTCAGCTTTAGAGATTTTAAACTTATCGAAAACATTGCCTTTTGAGATTAAAAGAGCGGCCAAAACGAACGAAGCAATTCGTTTCCAATACAAGTTTTTGGATCATAGAAATGAAGAGGTTAGAAGAGCCATCGTAAACCGTCATAAAGTAATTAAATTATTGCGTGACATTTTGGATGAAGAAGAATTTTTGGAAATTGAAACGCCAATTTTAAGTGCAGGTACGGATGAAGGAGCGCGCGAATTTATTGTTCCAACACGTAAAGGTTCTGGTTTGTTTTATACCTTGCCACAAGCGCCTCAACAATTCAAACAGATGTTGATGGTAAGTGGTTATGAAAAGTATTTCCAAATTGCACGTTGTTTTAGAGATGAAGATTCTCGTGGAGATCGTCAACCAGAATTTACGCAATTGGATTTAGAAATGGCCTACGCAAGTATGCAGCAAATTATAGATTTAAACACAAAAATGTTTAATGAAGTAGTGAAGAAAATATACGGTAACAAGTGGATTTTACGTCCGTTTGAAGTTATTACCTATAAGGATGCAATGGATTTCTACGGTTGTGATCGACCTGATTTGCGTTACGGATTGAAAATGCAGGATATTACTAATATTGTAAAAGATACGACTTTCCAAGTATTTAGCAAACCAATTGAAGATGGCGGAATTGTGAAATGTATCAAGGTTTCGGCTAAGGAACAAGGAAACAAACGTATGTCTAAAGGTCAAATTGAAAACCTTACCGCTATTGCGCAACAGCACGGTTTAGGTGGATTGGCTTATATTATTGTAAATGAAGAAGAGTTGCAGTCGCCGATTATTAAGTTTTTAGGTGAAGAAATTGCGGCAGGAATTATAAAAGCAACTGGCGCACAAGTAGGCGATATTGTGTTCTTTTCGGCAGCAGATTATGCTACTGCTAATAAAGCTTTAGATGCTGTTCGTCAGGAGTTGGGTAGAATGCTACACTTGATTAATCCGAAAGAATTATGTCCGGCTTGGGTTGTTGATTTTCCAATGTTTGAAAGAACAGACGAAGGTAGATGGACTTTTACACACAATCCGTTCTCGATGCCTGCGATTTATGATTTAGAAAAGCATATGAAAGGAGATGATGAAGAAATTGGAACTATTATCGCGCAGCAATACGACATCATCTTAAACGGTTACGAAATTGGTGGAGGTTCAGTTCGTGCGCACAAATCTGAAATTCTGGAAGCAACTTATAGAAATATGGGTTACAATAAAGAAGAAATGATGAAAAGTGTTGGAACAATGCATAAAGCTTTTCAATACGGCGCACCACCACACGGAGGAATTGCTTGGGGAATAGACCGTTTGATGATGATTTTAGAGAAAAAAGCATCCATTAGAGAAGTTATGGCTTTTCCGAAAACAGGAAGTAGTGAAGATTTATTATTTGGAGCGCCATCGCTTTTATCGGATAAAAAGGTAGAAGAAATGAATGTTCGAATTATGAAATAA